The region GGCACCTCCGCTGGGGCGGGCGCAGGTCCGCGGGATCTGGAGGAACCACCTTCGGTCGGCCTGCGGGGGTCGAGTTGCCGGTTGCGGCTTTGGCCGAGGCGCGGCGCAGGAAGAGTGAGGGCAGGCTGGGAGGGGAGGGAGGCGATTGCCGTGGCAGGCGATGATCCGCTGATGGTCGTGGACGGCTCGGGCATCGTGGTGCAGTGGAGCCGCCAGGCAGAGGCATTGCTGGGGCGTGGAGCGGATGAGGTGCTCGGGCGGTCCATCACGCCTTGGCTGGCCCGCACAGCAGCTGTGGCTGACCAGCAAGCGGAACCGGGCCGAGATGAAGTGGCGCTGTACGACGCGAGCGGCCACGTTGTCGCCAAAGACTTGCGGGTGCGGCCCCTGCCACGTCAGGACGGCTCTTTGGTCTGGGGCCTCTTCCAAGCGCCAGCTTACGGAGCACCGGCGCCTGATGGAGGCACCGTGGTGCTTGAGGCCTTGTTCACCCGGGTACCGGTTGGCCTGTACGTTCTGGACACGGGGTTGCAAATAGCGGCGGCGAGCGTCGCCGCACAGACGATGTGCGGCGGGACCCTGGAACGGATCCTTGGGCGCCGACTCACCGACGCCTACGAGTTCTCGCCCCCCGGCGAGGTGGAGGCGATGCTCCGCGCGGTGCTGGACAGCGGGGCGCCCTCCCCCGAGCGCGTGGTGTACGTGTCTCCCAGGGGTGTTTCGGGCCGACCGCGCATCATGGACGTCTCGGCATTCCGCCTGGAGGACCGGCACGGTGCGATTCTGGGGGTGGCGGCAGTGCTGGTTGCTGCCGGCGACCGTGAGCGGGCGCTTGCCAGTCTGCGTGTCTGGGGCTTGGTGCGGGAGCGGGTGGGACAGACCCTCGACGTGTTGGCCACCTGCCGCGACTTGGTCGAAGCCCTCGTACCGGGCTTCGCAGACGCCGCCGTGGTGGAAGTGGTGGATGCCGTGGTGCGGGGTGAGGAACCCCCGCTCGCTCCACTCGATCAAGGTGTCCCGTTGCGCCGCGTGGCCTTTCGGCACGGGGATGTCGAGCAGCAGGTGCAGGCGCATCCGGTGGATGACGTGCGCGCCCTGCCGTTCCCGACCCCCTACGCACAAACTCTGGCCGACCTCAAGCCTCGCGTTGTCCCCCTAGGTCCTGACACGCCCTGGCTGGCGGCCGACCCCCTGCGTGCCCGCGCGATCCGCGCCTCCGGGGTCCGCGCACTTCTCGTGATGCCTCTGACGCTGTACGGCACCGTGATCGGACTGATCAGCCTGTATCGAACGGAGCACGCTGGAGTCTTCGATGAAACGGATGTCGCCCTCGCCAAGGAAGTGGCTGACTACACGGCCCTGTGCATCAATGACGCCCGGCATTACACCCGCGAGCATACGATCGCCACAACCATCCAGCGCCATCTGCTGCCGCCATGGCGGCCCTCGGACCCTACCCTCGAAACCGCCTCCTTGCTCGTGCCCGGCAGCCAGGGAGCGGGCGGCTGGGTGGACATCTTCGCTCTGCCGAACGCCCGTACCGCGCTGGTGGTCGGCGAGGTTGCCGGACAGGGCATCCACACCGCGACCACGATGGGCCAGCTGCGGACCGCCATCCACACCCTGGCCGCACTGGACGTGGACCCCGACGAACTCCTCGCACGCCTCAACGACACCGCAACGCGCCTGGCCAGTGAACGGGCTGCGCTTCCCACCGGTGATCCCTTGCGCCATCAGCCGCTCACCGCAAGCTGTGCGTATGCGGTCTACGACCCCATTGCCCGCACCTGCACCATCGCCCGGGCCGACCATCCCCCACCGGTGATCACCCACC is a window of Streptomyces mirabilis DNA encoding:
- a CDS encoding SpoIIE family protein phosphatase, which translates into the protein MAGDDPLMVVDGSGIVVQWSRQAEALLGRGADEVLGRSITPWLARTAAVADQQAEPGRDEVALYDASGHVVAKDLRVRPLPRQDGSLVWGLFQAPAYGAPAPDGGTVVLEALFTRVPVGLYVLDTGLQIAAASVAAQTMCGGTLERILGRRLTDAYEFSPPGEVEAMLRAVLDSGAPSPERVVYVSPRGVSGRPRIMDVSAFRLEDRHGAILGVAAVLVAAGDRERALASLRVWGLVRERVGQTLDVLATCRDLVEALVPGFADAAVVEVVDAVVRGEEPPLAPLDQGVPLRRVAFRHGDVEQQVQAHPVDDVRALPFPTPYAQTLADLKPRVVPLGPDTPWLAADPLRARAIRASGVRALLVMPLTLYGTVIGLISLYRTEHAGVFDETDVALAKEVADYTALCINDARHYTREHTIATTIQRHLLPPWRPSDPTLETASLLVPGSQGAGGWVDIFALPNARTALVVGEVAGQGIHTATTMGQLRTAIHTLAALDVDPDELLARLNDTATRLASERAALPTGDPLRHQPLTASCAYAVYDPIARTCTIARADHPPPVITHPDGTTEIFDHPSGPPLGSTEGPPFAATTVGVAEGSVLALYTVSLLPSCPSGHPGNVDSLREVLGDRPERPVQEICDDALYRLRGDSRPTDTILLLARTRAIPADEVAAWHLDHHPSAAGTARARAREQLATWGLDDETAYATEVIVSELVTNAVRYGSPPVRLRIIKHRVLTCEVQDTGALAPRLRHARTVDEGGRGLFICAQLAQAWGVRYTSDGKTVWTEQPLPLPSGRSG